The region AAAACCGGTGCGCCCCCCCTCTTCGATGCCAGCTGCCGATTCGATGTAGGCGCCGGTCGTGGTGGTGCCCAGGAGTGGCGCCGCCATGGTGGCCAGAGCGTCGGCCAGCATCGGTTTCTCGATCTCCGGCAGGTTGCCGTTCTCATCCAGCAGGTCGGCCCGCATGGAGAGGCCGATGAGCGTACCCACCGTATCCAGGAAGGCCATGATGAATATGACCATGACCACCGGAAAGAAGTGCACATTCAGGGCGCCGGCGATATCCAGCTTGAACATGATCGGGGAAAGGGAAGGGGGGAGGCTGACGAACCGGGTCGGCAGGGGGGTGATGTGCAGGGCTATGGAGCCGATGGTGGTGGCGATGATGCCGATCACCAGCGCGCCACGGATGCGGCGGGCCATCAGCACCACCACGAGGAGAAAGCCGGCCACGGCCAACAGCACCGACGGCTGCGAGATGTTGCCCAGTTTGACCGGCGCTCCCGGTACCCCGAGCACCACCAGCCCGGTTTCGTTGAGGCCGATGAAGGTCAGAAACAGGCCGATACCCACGGCAAAGCTGGCCTTGAGCGACAGGGGGATGGATTCCGCCAGCCAACTGCGCACCTTGAAGACCGTAAGCAGCGTGAAGAGCGCCCCGGCGATGAATACGGCCCCTAGGGCCACCTGCCAGGGATAGCCCATCACCTTGACCACCACAAAGGCGACAAAGGCATTTTCGCTCATGTAGGGGGCGATGGCGAAGGGGCGTCGTGCCCAGAAGGCCATGATCACGGTGCCGATCACCGACGCCAGGATCGTGGCCGTGACCGACGGCCCCTTGGGGATGCCTGCATTTTCCAGAATGGCCGGGTTGACGATGATGATGTAGGCCATGGTCAGGAAGGTGGTGACCCCGGCCAGAGTTTCCTGGCGATAGCTCGTCTTGTGGTGCTCGAACTGGAAAAAGTTTTTCATTTACAATCCCTTCACCGCATAGATTCCCGGCGCATTGCGCCAATACCCTTTATAGTCCAGGCCGTAGCCGAACAGGAAGCGGTCCGCGGTCTCGATACCGGTGAAATCGGCCCGGAAATCGGGGGAGACCTTGCGGTCGTGGCGTTTGTCCACCAGAACCGCCATCAGCACCCGGGCCGCCCCCTGCTCGCGGCAATAGTCGGCAATGGCGGCCAGGGTAATCCCTTCGTCCAGGATATCGTCCAGGAGCAGCACCGTTCTCCCCCGCAACTCCTGCCGTGGCCGGACGATCCAGTTCAGTCCCGCTCCCGTCGTCTCCTGGCCGTAGCGGGTGGCGTGGCAATAGTCTATCTCCAGGGGGAACACCAGTCTGGTCGCCAGTTGTCCGGCAAAGATCAAACCGCCGTTCATGACACAGAGCAGCACCGGGTTTGCCTCGTTGAGCTGTTCCGTAATCTCGCCTGCCAGACGCCCGATGGCCGCAGCCACCCCCGCCTCCCCGACCAGCAGGTCGGCCTCCGTCAACACCCGATTCGCTTCATCTACCGTCATGACACATCCTTTCGCTGGGCTCCCACCAC is a window of Geobacter sp. FeAm09 DNA encoding:
- a CDS encoding hypoxanthine-guanine phosphoribosyltransferase — translated: MTVDEANRVLTEADLLVGEAGVAAAIGRLAGEITEQLNEANPVLLCVMNGGLIFAGQLATRLVFPLEIDYCHATRYGQETTGAGLNWIVRPRQELRGRTVLLLDDILDEGITLAAIADYCREQGAARVLMAVLVDKRHDRKVSPDFRADFTGIETADRFLFGYGLDYKGYWRNAPGIYAVKGL
- a CDS encoding NCS2 family permease; protein product: MKNFFQFEHHKTSYRQETLAGVTTFLTMAYIIIVNPAILENAGIPKGPSVTATILASVIGTVIMAFWARRPFAIAPYMSENAFVAFVVVKVMGYPWQVALGAVFIAGALFTLLTVFKVRSWLAESIPLSLKASFAVGIGLFLTFIGLNETGLVVLGVPGAPVKLGNISQPSVLLAVAGFLLVVVLMARRIRGALVIGIIATTIGSIALHITPLPTRFVSLPPSLSPIMFKLDIAGALNVHFFPVVMVIFIMAFLDTVGTLIGLSMRADLLDENGNLPEIEKPMLADALATMAAPLLGTTTTGAYIESAAGIEEGGRTGFSALVVAALFALSLFFAPLFTIVPPHAYGIALIVIGSFMIRPITQLNFDDFTELIPAFLTVVLMIFTYNIGVGMTSGMIAYALLKLFTGRAAEVKAGMWVLALLSLSLFFFLPKM